ttcctttgtgcttAACTGGCTGGGCATTCCACAGCACCACTATTGATGTCATCTATGATGTCATGAGGGTGGCGGCCATCAACATTACAGCCCACAGACTGGGCAGTCCCCAGGATCTCTTTAATGGTTCCAGAGAGTTCTCTGGCTAAGGATCGGTGCCGCATCTGTCGAGCAATGTTGACGATCTCATCAAAAGTGATATTCCCActgtgtttaatgtttttctgtttctttctgtctcttggtgGTTCCTTGAGGGCTTTGATGAtcagggcagaggcagaaggcacCACCTCAATCTGGGCCTGTCTGTTCTGAATGGTCAGTTTCACTGTAATCCTCAGGCCCTTCCAGTCACCTGTTGCCTTGGCAATGTCATCACCaaccttttttggagacagacccAGGGGGCCGATCTTGGGGGCCAGGGCAGAAGTGGCACCGACTTCACCTCCGGTGCACCTCAGGTATACGACTTTGATCTCGTTGGGGTCGAACTTCGGCGGCATGGTGGAGGCGGCTGGTGTCGGATGAACCCGGATTCGGGACGACCGAAGAAAGTTGCACCTTGGCCTCCTCCGAGCCGAAAGCCGAAAAGCTGTCCTAAATTCTTGAGCAAAGTTTAAATGTGTTAGGTCATTGGACAAAAGTAGTCAGGGTGAAAATATTCTGATGtataaaatcaagaaagtaaGGTTAAtcgattcattcaacaaatacttcttCAGTAactgtgtgtgccaggcaccattctaggtACTCAGGATATATCAGTCAAAATATCTCACATACAGGAGAGGTACTTTCTGTTTACTAGGAAGCTGTTAAAGTTCCAAGTAATGAATGAATACCAGCAGCCAATGAGTTAAGGAATTGTAGAATTCATGCATTACCTCTTATGTGGAATCACTGAATAATTTTGTATGTCATAAAAACTACATTTCTTTCTGATTAGCccctttaaaaattttagcttgtgtattttaaatttacatctACTATAAATCTGCCATATTGAAGGTAATATTGAATATTGTGATCTTCTTGGTTACACTGAAACTGTTGTGCAGATTTTTCTCCTTCGTCCACTATTTGAATTCGTAGATTGTTTTTGAAGCAAATAAATCATTTGCATGAATCACTCTGGTGAATTTAAGAACTACTCAAATGACGTCATgaatactttcaaatattttgaaatatttttaaactttgtggTCTCTGAAAtgactggaaagaaaggaatgaaaaatatTGTGGCATTCCTAACTTCACTACTTTGGAATTACTTTTCGTTAACATCACTTTAGCGTTTGGCAAAAAGGCAGCATATTTTTAATTCCACGAGTATTGTATAATTAAACATGTAATGAAGATTTAGGTTCTAGATTACTACATTTTGTCTTGTATAAGACtgtgctggccgggcatggtggcttacacctgtaatcccagcactttgggaggcagaggtggccgGATCCCAAGGTCaatagtttgaggccagcctggccgatatggtgaaactctgtctctactaaaaatacaaaaattagccaggcgttgtggtgtatgcctgtaatcccagctactcaggaggctgagacaggagaatcgcttgaacctgggaggcgaagtttgcagtgagccaagattgcaccattgcactccagcctgggcaacagagtgagactctgtttcaaaaaaaaaaaaaaaaaaaaaagactgtgtgtatggtatgtgtgtgtataggtgtggGTGTGTAATGTGTATgtaattgtatatatgtgtgtgtgggtatgtgtgtatatgtgtggtgtgtgtgtatatatgtgtgtgtggtgtgtgtgtgtgtgttggggatggTGGACGTGTAACCTTGtaagcatatatatacatatatatatatatatattttttttttttttttttttttttttttgagacagagtcttgcttgtcgcccaggctggagtgcagtgacgtgatcccagctcactgcaacctctgcctcccgggttcaagcgattctcgtgcctcagcctccagagcagctggaattacaggtgcctgccaccatgcccggctactttttctatttttagtaaagaaggggtttccccatgttggccaagctggtttcgaactcctggcctcaagtaaacatcctgcctcggcctcccaaagtgctgggattacaggtgtgagccactgcacacggccgCCGGCACTGACATGGGAAGATATTTGCTTATACAAACTATAAACTGGGTCAATATCCACTCAGGTCATTCACATGGGTTAGACTTAGAGCATATTTGAGGTTGACCAGATGTCAATCCTGCTTCTCAGCtttccaggtgttctcattgagACACGTCTTGCCCCTCAGTGAGTCACTCATTTTTCCCTCTGTCTCCAGTctgcctttctccttcctccttgctTGGCAAATCATATTCACCTGCAAAACACAGTCACTGCCCGTCTCTGTTTTCCAAGGGAACTGCATGGCTTGCCTCCTCTGTGTCCTATGCTGGGACGTTACTCATTTGATTATTTGATATGGAATTTGCCTCTCTGTCCTGAAACACTCATAAAATCCAATTTTCCACTAACTTGACTAGGGTTTCTTCACCTTTTCTCTGTCACGGCCAgttcagaataatttttaaatgcataacaGAAATGAGATTATAAGGAAGCCAATTAAATTGAAATAcagttattaaaatgtttttaaaaatctgtaatatTAATTGAAGTACTTgttactcacttttttttttctttttttttttgagacagagtcttgctctgttgcccaggctggagtgcagtggtgtgatcttgactcactgcaacctccaccttccaggttcaaacgattctcctgcctcagcctcccaagtagctgagatcacaggcatgcgccaccacagccggctaatttttgtatttttagtagagacggggtttcaccatgttggccaggctgttcttgagctcctgacctcaggtgatccggctgcctaggcctcccaaattgctgggattacaggcatgagccactgtgcccagcttttttttttttttttttttttttttttttgagacaaagtctcactctgtcacccaggctggagtgcagtggtgtgatctcagctcactgcagcctccacttcacaggttcaagtgattctcctgcctcagcctcccatgtagctaggactacaggtgcacaccactacatccagctaattttttttgacttgttagtagagactgggtttcaccgtgttggccaggctggtctcgaactcctgacctcatgtgatccacctgcctccgccttccaaagtgctaggagtacaggcgtgagtgacCACGCTCAGCCCAATTGAAGTACTTTtctttcctgagacggagtctcgctctgttgcccaggccagagtgcagtggcgtgatcttgactcactgcaacctccacctcctggagtcaaacgattcttttgcctcagcctcccgagcagctgagatcacaggcatgcgccaccacacccggctaatttttgtattttcagtagagacagggtttcaccatgctggccaggctggtcttgaactcctgacctcaagtgatcctcctgtctcagcctcccaaagtgctgggattacaggcgtgaaccaccatgcccgccctGAAGTACTTCTTTAGTAACCTATTCAATAATGTAATATGGTCTAAAAAAATCTATGATTTCTATTGGTGTCAGTGCCATAGATGTGTTAATACTACCGTAGTATGTTGACTACACTGACAATTGTTATAAATACTGCATTTCAGTTAAaagttagaagaaataaagatgtactTTCTTTCCATCCAAGTTCATGGGCCCCTCCAGGGCATGGAGACCCTAAGTTAGGGATTGTCCTCCACTGGACTGTTGGCCCCTGATGTAGATACAGCCTTACCTGTCTCTGCATTGCTGTTCTCAGCACAGTACCTGATATGGGGTCATTCCTCAGTAAATGTTACCTGGATTAAATGAAATGCAGAGCGAGGAAACCAACATTTATCAAACACTTAGGAGTACTGCCAGGCCTTTCAGCTCTTGTCTCATTGGACCCTCAATAACTGCCAGGGAAGTATCACCCtgaatttttcagatgaggacacAGGACACTGGCACTCAGAGAGGACAGCAGCATTTCAATTCAGGGCTGTTTGACTCCAAAGTTCATGCTCTCTCTGCTCACAGCTTTGCCTCTTACAAAACTTCCCCAGATAAGATCACAAGCAAAGTTGTTTCAGATACTtgatgtttccaaacttcttaaAAAGATAcaacagccaggcgcggtggctcacacctgtaataccagcctgtgatcccagctactcaggaggctgaggcaggagaatcgcttgaacccgggaggcggaggttgcagtgagccaagattgtgccattgtactccagcctgggcaacaagagtgaaactccgtctcaaaaaaaaaaaaaaaaaaaaaaaaaaaaaaaagacatagtatACTGGCTGGGtttagtggctcacgcctataatcccaacactttgggagactggaggatcacttaagcccaggagttgcagaccagcctggataacatggcaaaaccctgactctaggtgggtgtctatagtcccagctactcaggaggctgagcctgggaggttgaggctgcggtgacctatgatcgcaacactgcactccagccttggcgacagtgtgagaccctgtctcaaaaaagaaaaaaaaaaaaaagagactcaaTACaacttcaacatttttttttgcataattCTGTAAGTCTAGCTTACAGGGATACTTAGTtgaaaaatctacaaaaatttcTTAGTCTGGATATAGAGTGACCGTGTTCCTATAAGCACAAATTTATAGCCATCAAGATGAGACCAGTCCTAGCACAGACCGGGATTCTGAAATGTCAGACAAGCTGTATTTTCTCTGATGCTTCACAAGCATATCTGGTCCTCTCAGGAGAGATTTTTTTCCAGGCAGATTTGTGGTGGACGAAGGTCACAGGACGGTACTATGTTCCACAAAACTGTCCTGTACTGCATGCATACAGATTAGGCAACATTATTAAATacgtttatttccttctttccttccttccttctcttccttccttcctccctccctccctcccttccttcctttcttccttctttttttttttttgagacagagtcttgctctgtcacccaggctggagtgcaatggtgtgatgttggctcactgcaacctctgccttctgggttcaagcaattctcttgtttcggtctcccgagtagctgggattacaggcacccaccaccacgactggctaattttttgtatttttagtagagacggggttttgccatgttgaccaggctggtctcgaactcctaacctcaggtgatccacctacctgggcctcccaaaatgctgggattacaggagtgagccaccgcacctagcctgtTACATTGCATTTTCTACTGTTAAGATGTTTTTTCCACTTGGGAATCATGTTGATCATACACAGAGAATGGAAGATACATTGCAGTTTATACAAATGACATTTTCTGCAATGTGTCTGAGAATATGTTCTTGTAACAACTGAACATttctaacatttcttttgagGGGAACACCCATTTTATAACACTTTCTACTTAAAAGCACAGATCCCCCAAAGACCCTAAGTAAGCTGGATCCATTACCATTTCCTTCAGCAGAGCGCCTTCGATTTCCCTTAACTGCATATGTCCACCTCTTGGGGGGCCTCCACAGCCTCAGCCTGATCTTTCCGTCCTAGGCCTGATTATGGACTGCCAAGACTTTTTGGGGAAAGCGGTTTCTTGTCgctcttctttttttcattcttcttgaTTTGCTTTCCTCTAACTATTGTCCCAAATCTCCTCCAGTTCCCAGAGCAACCCTCAGCAGGAGACTCTGTGCTTGATTCACCAACGGGGAGAAAGGATTTGAAGTCCACTCCATCACCTCTGTCTCACCCACCAAAACCTCCCTAGAGCTGTTTTTCACGGCTTCCTCTCCTCATTTCTGAGGAAGATAGGGCTTTCTTGCTTGCCAACACACATCACTGTGTTCTGAATTTTACCTCCCTTCTGGATTTCAGTCCTTTTACCCCCTCTACATCTCTCCTCCATTTACAAAAGTGCTCAGATATGcccattctttaaaataaatacctaaaagaaaacaaaacctttcCCTTATTTTTGTTACTGCCCCAATCTAGTCTTATATCTCCTGCTTTCCTTTCACTGCCAGACGTCTTGGACTTGTGGTTTATAATCACAAGGCTTCAGCTTTTGAAACTTGGCTTCTCTCCCTACCATCCTACTGAGAACTGTTCGCTAGAAGGTCACTGAGTCTCTTGTTTGTCAGATCCAGTGGCCTTTCCTCCGTTCCAATGCTCGAAATCTGTAGCATCTGACAATTTTTATTACCATGTGCTTGAGGCTCACTGTACCCTCGGCTTCCAGAACACCGTACTACCAGCTTCATCTCCTGCCTTTCTGaccactcttttttgtttttccttcagtaGTTCTTTCTTCCCCACTCCTGCGGCTTCCATAGCGAATTCTACATAGACAGCTCCCTGATGTTGAGCTCCAGGATTGCCCTACACATTTCAGACCAACATTTCCCCCACCAGCCATTCCCTTCCTCCTGAGTCCAGGATCTCGTGATTCAAGGGTCCACATCTCCTCTGACCCAGTTCCTCTCTTGCGTGTCCCACTGTTGCACATACTGCCATCACTCAGAGTTCAcggacctctttttttttttttttttttttttttttggtgacaggatcttgctctcttgcccaggctggagtgcagtggcatgattatagctcactgcagccttgaactcccgggctcaagcaattctccctcctcagtctcctgagtagccgggacaacaggtgtgagccactgagcctggcaggttaaaaattattttttgtagcaatggggtctcattatgttgcccagtttggtcttgaattcctggcctcaagcgatcttccaccttggccttccaaagtgctagaattacaggcatgagccactgcttctggcccACTCTCTGacttttgattctttcttctgcctcagagtTAGTCACTGGCAAATTCTGAACATTGCACTGTCTCCCATTTCACTCTTGGCCCTCCTTTCCATTTCCACAGCTACTTTGGTTTTAGGTCCTTGTCTCTTCTCTGCTCGTTTCTACTTCTGCCCTCATTTGTCTCACAGACATTCCAGGTAAAGGTGGGTAGCTCCAATACTGGCACCTTCCTGCTCAAAACCTCTTTATGGCTTTCTACTGTTAATGGAACTACAGATCCACAATTTTGCATGCAAAACTTTCAGGAAAATGCAATATGGATTTATAAACTCTACAGTTAGTTTGGGAAAAACTGAAACGAAAGCCAGAATAAACTATCAGCAAAACTATACTCTCTCTACCCTTTActacaaaggtttttttttttttttttttgagatagggtcctgctctgttgtccagggtgtagtgcagtagtgccatcacggctcactgcagcctggacctcccaggctcaagcgattctcctgccttggcctcccaaagtactaggattagaggcatgagccactgcacccagcctaataaAAGGTTtctaataaaaggaaattaaaaacccCAAAAAGACAGTGGATActtttttccaaatgaaatatttctcagaatgcaGATATACATAAGTAGAATGTTAGTTCGGTACGTGTGCCAAACAGCAACAGTTCTGTAACTGTGACAATGCCATCTGCTGTATTTATTGATGATATCTTTTTAATTCAAATGTAGTGGAACATTTGACTGTGGAATCAAGAGTTCTGTgttctgctgggcatggtggtatgtgcctgtaaccctagcattttgggaggcagaggcaggaggatcgtttgaatccagcagttcaagataagcctgggcaacaaagactttgactctaccaaaaatttaaaaattagccgggtatggtggtgcctgtagtactagctactgggaaggccaaggtgggaggatcacttgagcccaggagtttgaggctgcagtgtgctatgattgtaccactgcactccagcctgggtgacagagtgagatcttcacaaaaataaaaaaagaaaaaaaagaaaaaaaagagttatgtGTTCCTGTTCGAATTGCAGAGTTAATTGGTCTAGCTCTTGTTAACTCACTTAACATCTTTAGGCATTAATTTCCACATCTGCAATCTTTCGGGGCTTGAGGACTCTTTTGTCAGTAGTTCTCAATACTGGCTGCACGTTTCAGGTACCTGGGCAGTGGGTTTAAAACACAttcacaggccgggcgcggtggctcatgcctgtaatcccagcactttgggaggccgaggtgggcggagcatgaggtcaggagatcaagaccatcctggctaacacggtgaaaccccatctctactaaaaaatacaaaaaaaaaattagccgggtatggtggcgggcacctgtagtcccagctactcagaaggctgaggcaggagaatggcgtgaacccgggaggtagagcttgcagtgagccaagttcgtgctactgcactccagcttgggtgacagagcgagactctgtcttaaaaaaaaaaaaaaaatatatatatatatatatatatatataaatacaatataaataaaacaaaacatatccATGCCCAGGCCCCCCTCTTAGGGATTGTTTCGATAGGacatctgtctatctctctctctctctttttctctctctctctctctatatatattttttaatttgtttgtttgtttttttagacagagtctcactctgttgcctaggctggagtgcaatggcacggtctcggctcactgcaacctccgcctcctgggttcaaatgattctcgtgcctcagcctcccgcgtagctggggttaaaggcacgtgccaccatgtccggctaatttttgtatttttagtagagacgaggtttcaccatgtcggccaggctggtctcaaactcctgacgacctcaggtgatctgcctgcctcggcctcccaaattgttgggacaacaggcgtgagccaccacgtccaaccTATAATTacaggtctttctttctttcttttttttttttgagacggagttttgctcttgttgctcaggctggagtgcaatgacacaatctcagctcactgcaacctgcacctccggagttcaagaggttctcctgcctcagtctcccaactaactgggattacaggcatgcaccatgatgcccggctaattttttgtatttagtagagatgggggtttcaccatgttggtcaggctggtctcaaactcctgacttcaggcgatccacccacctcggccttccaaattgctgggattacaagggtgagccactgtgcctggccataattaCGGTTATTTCTGTCTTACTCTTTTCTCTATGCTGTAGTTTCCTCACTAAGATGTGTCTTACCTTTGTGGGCTTCTTATTCATTGGTACGTGATATTCACTATTTATTCAACTGAGGAAGGAGATAATAAACTTTATCCAAGTGATATCCCATTTCCTTCCCAAAATAAACTACCACTCAAGCGAAACAAAAACACCTAATTCTGTGATTCCTGTTAGTTTGTAACTGAGAGGCTCTGCAGTCTGAATTCAGGAAGGGGAAGCTGGAGGAATTCAGGAgctcttaaagaaaatattttcaaagttgaaATAAATGTTGGCCTAACTATTGTTCTTAACATAGTAACATGGTGTTTGATCTGATCTACAACTGTGTTAATTATACGTTAATTATATCTATAGctcatatgtataaatatatatgagaatGTATGTTAAGTTTTGCAGGCAAAAGACTTGCAATTTAAACTCAATTTATTGAATAAGTAATGTTGCTCTGGGCAGACGAGGATTGTCGAAAATCTCTACACTATAGGAATggcaatgagaataaaatatgcCAATGAAATATGTTGTTGGAGAGGGGAATCTGTAAGATACAGCATTATTGTTTGCTGGCCATAATGAAGCTAAACACACATTCTTGACCATATTTATGCAAAGAGAAAGCCAGAACACCATGAATAGTTTTACTAAATGAAGtcccatttaaattttaaaaatctgattaaacTCTGAATAATGGTCCTCCTGTTGAACCTGAGGTATCCAACTGCTAAATGCCCTTTGGCAGTAGTATAGGTTTTCTCTAATAGATAACTTTTCAATTTACAGCTTTTAAAGAGTCGCTGTCTTTTATGATCttccaaattctttcttctcctcacAAAATTTTAAGTATGAAAACTACAAGGTAAAGTCCCACTGGGAAAAAACAAAGCTCTCTAGCTAGAAAAATTTCCCATACTCACGGGGTTTTAACAAATGGCTGGCTTATTTTGGCTACTTGGTTATTTTTATAgcacaaaaagaaggaaatacacaCATTCTGTTTAGAACTTGGTTCCAGGTGATTCTCCTAGGCAGTATTTTTTTCCATAGCTGTAATTTATCCTCGGCCTGAAGATAGGTAAGGCTTATTTACAGAAATAAGGCTTATTACGAAAGGCTTATTTCTAATTTACAGAAAAGGCAGCCATAAGAAGGTCGGATTTTCCCAAGACTAGAGCCAGGAAGTCGTGGAGGAGAGCAAGAGGCAAGGTCTCCATGACTTTTCATCGCGTGTCTATCTACGTACGCACACATGTACCATGcagagagcaaagaaaatatacacatacatccaTATACATGGATACCCCAGCAAAGGCAGGGGTAAGAATCGGACACTGCAAAacgtaaatttaaaaaatcaaaccatCACAAAGCACCTAGAGCTTTGTCTTCCCTGGTGTTTTACGAAGAGCTTCAAAGTCCCTTAGAAAAAGTAAAGCAGCATCTAGTTTATAGGTACATCACTTAGGATACGTGAGACCTGGGGGTTAACTTAAAACTCTGGCGCATCTGTCGCAGAGAAGAGGCAAAGCGCGCGTCCAGACACCGCCGAGGACGCCCTCCAGGCAGCCGTCAGCCCGCGCCCCCGAGCGCCACGCACCCCGCAGCGGTCCGGCACCCTCAAGACCGCAGTCGGCAGCGGAAAGGAACGGGAACGGGGCCGACGCGCGCCGCCGACTCACAATCGGGGCCGCGCGCCGGCTGACGTCACCCCGTTTCGACCCGCCTCCTGAGCCCGGAAAGAGGCGGTCGCTCATTGGCTGCGCCGGCGGCGGCCTCGGGGCCAATGACAGGGCGGCAAGCGGCGGGGTCTGGCCTTGACGTTGTGCCGCTCGCCGCGGGGTTTATTTGGCTCCGGATCCCTCGGCCGCCGCCATTAGGGGTCCGCAGCGCCCGCGGCTGCCTCCCACGTTTCACTGCCCCCGCCCCCCGGGGCTCCCCAGCCTCCGCGCCTCCTCTCCACCCTTCTACCCCGGCCTCCGGCAGCCGGGAGCCGCGCGCGGACCCTCGGAGACCATGTCCTGACTGAGGGGAGAGGGCGGAGGCGGCAGCAGCGGGGCGGGCGGCGGCGCGGAGGGAGGCGGAGAGGGGCCGGGCTCGACTCGTCGCCGCGGGCAGCGCGGggagtcgccgccgccgccgccgccgccgccgccgccgccaagCGCCCGTCGGAcggggaggaggagcaggagctggaggaggagccGCCGCCGCCAGGTAACCGGGCCCCGGGGGGCGCCCTACCGCGGCCTGTCGGGCCCCTTGCTTCCAGGCGGCGCCCAGGTTGCCGGGCCTCCCGGGCTGTCCGCCCGCTCGGCGCCCCAGGGGCGACCGCGTTGCAGGCGCGGGGAGAGCAGGGGCCCGGGCCGCCGCTGTCGGCGCTTCCATCTTGGGCGCTCCGGGTGCGGGGACGGCCCGGGGGCTGTGGGAGGGCGGGTCCGCCCAGCTTGTTTACCGACCGCCGGCCGCCCGTGGCTGGACGCGGTGCCGGTCCCGCCGCCGTTCTTCCGCCAGATTTCCCCACAACTTCTTTTCCTGCGGGAGACGGGTCGGCGACTGGGGTTTCGCTCCCACTCCGTAATAGGCCGTAAACAGTTGGGTCCATCGCCACAAGTTGGTTCTGGTGTCTCCAAACTTGTATTTCAGTCCCTCGGCCGCTTGCTTTCCACCTCCTGCGGTGGCCTCCAGTTGCCATTTCTAGGAAAATAAAGGTGGGGGACGACGAggcgggtggggaggaggagctggagctAGTGGAAAGATTCGTCTATTCCTCCTGCTCGCAGTAACGAGTGTTCAGTGCAAGGCTCTGCTTTTTCTCTGCTGTGGTTTGGTGCGGGTCATTTCACAGACAAAAGAACTGTAGTGAATGCTGGCATTAAGCGCAAGGGACAGGCAGTTTA
The Pongo abelii isolate AG06213 chromosome 8, NHGRI_mPonAbe1-v2.0_pri, whole genome shotgun sequence genome window above contains:
- the LOC134762086 gene encoding large ribosomal subunit protein uL11 — its product is MPPKFDPNEIKVVYLRCTGGEVGATSALAPKIGPLGLSPKKVGDDIAKATGDWKGLRITVKLTIQNRQAQIEVVPSASALIIKALKEPPRDRKKQKNIKHSGNITFDEIVNIARQMRHRSLARELSGTIKEILGTAQSVGCNVDGRHPHDIIDDINSGAVECPAS